The Pseudarthrobacter sp. NS4 genome includes a window with the following:
- a CDS encoding DUF4193 domain-containing protein: MATDYDELRSDVKESQDNSLEQLQSANAPDARSVVLELDEADGLDGAGVPGGEFVAEELVVQVIPQAEDEFTCYSCFLVRHRSQIARQKDGHSYCTECEG; this comes from the coding sequence GTGGCAACCGATTACGACGAACTGCGTTCCGACGTCAAGGAATCGCAGGACAACTCACTCGAGCAGCTCCAGTCAGCAAATGCTCCCGACGCGCGCAGCGTTGTCCTTGAACTGGATGAGGCTGACGGGCTCGACGGCGCAGGCGTCCCTGGTGGCGAATTCGTCGCCGAGGAACTCGTGGTGCAGGTCATTCCGCAGGCTGAGGACGAATTCACCTGCTACTCCTGCTTCCTGGTCCGTCACCGGTCCCAGATTGCCCGCCAGAAGGATGGCCACAGCTACTGCACCGAGTGCGAGGGCTAG
- a CDS encoding M50 family metallopeptidase translates to MNIPGDVWRALVESFHRTDLPVITFPELLLAVLTATVLSIPRRSWKYFGLLATAVHEMGHAFAALTTGQRLSGIRLRLDHSGTTTSYSRSRLAAAWSCFWGYPVPALVGAAFVVCGFNGWGPAAIAGSAVALSASLLFLRNVAGFLITASAIVAALALILLVPDAFVGHVAVILGLALLVGAVRDLLKLTHVHLRRRDRLPTSDAYLLYRATAVPSAIWITLFAGLVTGSWLVAWQPISLILLRGA, encoded by the coding sequence ATGAACATACCCGGAGATGTCTGGCGGGCACTGGTCGAATCCTTCCACCGCACAGATCTTCCCGTCATCACCTTTCCGGAACTCCTGCTGGCGGTCCTGACAGCAACTGTTCTTTCAATCCCCCGGCGCTCCTGGAAATACTTCGGCCTGCTTGCCACGGCGGTCCACGAGATGGGCCACGCCTTTGCCGCCCTTACAACCGGGCAGCGGTTGTCGGGGATACGTCTGCGCCTTGACCACTCGGGGACCACTACGAGCTACAGCCGGAGCAGGCTTGCTGCCGCATGGTCGTGTTTTTGGGGATATCCGGTGCCTGCTCTCGTCGGTGCCGCATTCGTGGTGTGCGGATTCAACGGGTGGGGGCCGGCAGCCATCGCGGGCAGCGCGGTGGCCTTGTCTGCTTCACTGCTTTTCCTCCGCAACGTGGCAGGCTTCCTCATTACTGCCTCCGCAATTGTCGCCGCGCTCGCCCTGATCCTCCTGGTGCCGGACGCTTTCGTCGGGCATGTGGCGGTCATCCTTGGCCTGGCACTGCTGGTGGGGGCCGTTCGGGACCTGCTCAAACTGACACACGTCCACCTCCGCAGGAGGGACCGGCTTCCAACGTCCGACGCCTATCTGCTGTACCGGGCCACTGCCGTGCCTTCGGCCATCTGGATCACTTTGTTTGCGGGCCTGGTCACCGGGTCCTGGCTGGTAGCGTGGCAGCCGATCTCCCTGATCCTGCTCCGCGGCGCATAG